In Miscanthus floridulus cultivar M001 chromosome 5, ASM1932011v1, whole genome shotgun sequence, one genomic interval encodes:
- the LOC136455272 gene encoding subtilisin-like protease SBT3.9, with the protein MNYQMPSGLLHRSRYGEDIIIGVVDTGIWQESKSFSDQGYGPVPSRWKGVCQVGEAWDRSNCSRKIIGARFYSAGVPEEILKTDYLSPRGIDTHGTHMASTTAGSVVEAGSFHGSPRALRVAARPAPALPCVLAAIDDAILDGVDVLSLLLAHPEENSFGALHAVQKGITVVYAAGNDGPSPQTLENTAPWVITVAASKTDRSFPTVITLGNKQQITV; encoded by the exons ATGAACTACCAAATGCCCAGTGGACTACTCCATAGAAGCAGATACGGAGAGGACATAATCATTGGGGTCGTCGACACCG GTATCTGGCAAGAGTCGAAAAGCTTCAGCGACCAAGGCTACGGGCCCGTGCCTTCACGATGGAAAGGCGTGTGCCAAGTCGGGGAGGCCTGGGACCGCAGCAACTGCAGCCGCAAGATCATCGGCGCGCGGTTCTACAGCGCCGGCGTGCCCGAAGAGATACTGAAGACCGACTACCTGTCGCCCCGGGGCATCGACACCCACGGCACGCACATGGCCTCCACCACGGCAGGCTCGGTCGTTGAGGCGGGCAGCTTCCACGGCTCGCCGCGGGCGCTGCGCGTGGCGGCGCGCCCCGCGCCCGCATTGCCAT GCGTGCTCGCGGCCATCGACGACGCCATCCTTGACGGGGTGGACGTGCTCTCCCTGTTGCTCGCTCATCCCGAGGAGAATTCGTTCGGCGCCCTGCATGCCGTCCAAAAGGGGATCACCGTCGTGTACGCGGCCGGGAACGACGGGCCTAGTCCGCAGACGCTTGAGAACACGGCTCCGTGGGTCATCACAGTTGCCGCGAGCAAGACTGATCGCTCGTTCCCGACGGTTATCACGCTGGGAAACAAGCAACAGATAACGGTATGA